CTGGTGGGGCGTCGCCACCGCCATCCTGCTGGTCGCCATGTGGTTGCTGGGTCAGCCGATCCTGCCTTTCATCATGGGAGCCGGGATCGCCTATCTGCTGGACCCGGTCGCCGACCGGCTGGAGCGGATGGGCCTGTCGCGCATCATGTCGGTGGTGGTCATCACTGCGGGCGCGATCATCCTGCTTGCGGCGCTGATCCTGCTGGTGATGCCGCTGCTGCTGCGGCAGGCGGCGGCGCTGATCAACACTGCGCCGCAGATGTTCGATCAGGCGATGAGTTTCATCTCGGCCCGGTTCCCCGATCTGGTGCCGGAAAACAGCAGCCTGGGAACCACGCTCAGCGATCTGGGCAGCACCTTCGGCGAACAGATGGGCAGCATCGCGACGACGGTGATCGGCTCGGTCGGGGGCGTCATCAGCACCATCGCGCTGTTGGTCATCGCGCCGGTCGTGGCCTTTTATCTGCTGCTGGACTGGGACCACATGGTCGAGGAAATCGACCGCCTGCTGCCGCGCGAACATGCCCCCACCATCCGCCGCATCGCGCGCGCGATCGACGAGGCGTTGTCGGGCTTCGTGCGCGGGCAGGGGCTGGTGATCCTGATTCTGGGGACGTGGTATTCCATCGGGCTGATGCTGGTCGGGCTGCCCTTCGGCTTTTTCATCGGTATCATGGCGGCGGTTCTGTCCTTCATCCCCTATGTCGGCGTGCTGATCGGCGGCGCGACGGCCATCGGGGTGGCGCTGTTCAGCTTCTGGGGCGATCCGCTGTGGATCGGCGCGGTGGTCACGATCTTTGCCATCGGCCAGATCGTCGAGGGCAACTATCTGCAACCCAAGATCGTCGGCGGCCATGTCGGCCTGCATCCGGTCTGGCTGCTGCTGGCGCTGTCGGTCTTCGGCTCGTTGTTCGGCTTTGTCGGCATGGTGGTGGCGGTGCCGCTGGCGGCGGCGCTTGGCGTTATCGCCCGCTTTCTGATCGAGCGTTACCGCTCGAGCGCGCTTTATACCGGGCAGGAGGTTCCGCATGAACCGGCCCAGCCGACGCTGATCGAGATCGTGCCGCCCGGCACCGTGGCCGACAACATGCGCAAGGCGCGGCTGGCCGCCGACCGTGGCCGCGCCATATCCGAAATCGAGACCATGCAGGAAGACCTGCGACGCAAGGAAGACCCGTGATCCCGGCATTGTCGCGGCAACTGACGCTGGACCTGACCACGCCTCCGGCCCATTCGCGCGCCGATTTCCTGCCGGCGCCGGCAAATGCGGCGGCGCTGGCGGTGCTGGATGCGCCGCAGTTTTGGCCGCAGGGGCGGATGCTGCTGATCGGCCCCGAAGGCGCGGGCAAAACCCATATGGCGGCCTTCTGGGCGGCGGAAAACGGGGCCCGCCGCGTCACCGCCGCCAGCCTGCGACCCGATGGCGCCGACCTTCTGGCGGTCGAAGGCGGCGCTCTGGTGATCGAGGATGCCGATCACGCCGGTTTTGCGGCGGGGGCGGAACAGGCGCTGTTTCATCTGTGGAACCTCTGCGGGCCGCGCGATTGCCTGCTGCTGCTGACCGCGCGATCCGCGCCGCGCGACTGGGGGCTGGTGCTGCCAGACCTGCGTTCGCGCATGGACGCGATGCCGCAGGTGCGGCTGGGCGCCCCGGACGAGGCGCTGATGGCCGCCGTTCTGGTCAAGCTGTTCGCCGACCGCCAGCAGGCGGTGTCCGCCGGGCTGATCGACTGGCTGGTGCTGAACATGGACCGCGATCTGGGCCTTGCGCGGCGGCTGGTCGCGGCGATGGACCGCGAGGCGATGGCCGACAAACGTCCGATCACGCGACGGATCGCGGCTGGCCTTCTGGACAATCTGCGGGGTCCTGACGCATGATCCGCGCGCACCGGCAAGGCCGCGCCCCCAACGCCAGATGACCCGATGACCCAAGCCGATTTCCTTCGCAACGCCTTTCCCCAGCCTGTCGAACCCCCTGAAGGCGTGCCCGAAGGGGCGTCACGCTTTTTCAATCGCGAACTCAGCTGGCTGTCCTTCAATTGGCGGGTGCTGGACGAGGCGCGCAATCCCCGCGTGCCGCTGTTGGAGCGGTTGCGATTCGTCTCGATCAGCGCGACCAATCTGGATGAATTCTATACCGTCCGCGTCGCCGGGCTGCGCGAACTGGTGCGCGAGGGCAACACCACGCCCTCGGATGACGGGCTGACCCCGGCCGAACAGCTGAACCTGATCAATGCCGACGCCCGCCGCCTGATGAGCGCGCAGCAGGGCGTCTGGAACCGCATCCGGCGCGAGATGGAAGAGGCAGGCATCATGATCCTGTCGCGCAACAACGTCACCCGCGCCGAAGAGGAATATCTGCGCCGCTATTTCGAGGACAAGGTGTTCCCCGTGGTCTCGCCGCTGGCGATCGACCCGGCGCATCCGTTCCCCTTCATCCCGAATGCGGGCTTTTCGCTGGCGCTGGAACTGGCGCGGCAAAGCGACGGGCGGCGGATGCAGGCGCTGCTGCCGGTTCCCGCGCAGTTGCGCCGTTTCGTGCCGCTGCCGGGCGGCCAGCGCTTCCTGCGGCTGGAGGAGTTGCTGCTGATGCATCTGCCCAGCCTGTTTCCGGGCCATCGCGATGCGGATTACTGCGCCTTCCGGGTGCTGCGCGACAGCGATCTGGAGGTCGAGGAAGAGGCCGAGGATCTGGTCCGCGAATTCGAGACCGCGCTGAAACGCCGCCGCCGTGGCAGCGTCATCCGCATGAAGATCACCGCAGGCGCGCCCGACCGGCTGCGTCGCCTGATCATGGAGGAACTGGAGGTCATCCCCGACGAGGTGATCGAGGTCGAGGGCCTGCTGGGCATGGCCGATCTGCGCGAACTGGTACTGGATTCGCGCCGCGATCTGCTGTGGCCGGGCTTTACCTCGCGCGTGCCGGAACGGGTGCAGGACCATCACGGCGACATGTTCGCGGCGATCCGGCAAAAGGACATGCTGCTTCACCACCCCTATGAAACTTTCGACATGGTGGTGCGGTTTCTGGCGCAGGCGGCGCGCGATCCCGATGTGCTGGCGATCAAGCAGACGCTCTATCGCACCAGCCGCGACAGTCCCATCGTCGAGGCCCTGTGCGAGGCCGCCGAGGCGGGCAAATCCGTCACCGCGCTGGTCGAACTCAAGGCGCGCTTCGACGAGGCCGCCAATATCCGCCAGTCACGGCGGCTGGAGCGGGCGGGCGCGCATGTCGTCTATGGTTTTGTGAACTACAAGACCCATGCGAAGATCAGCACGGTGGTCCGGCGGGAAGGCGACAATCTGGTCACCTATACCCATTACGGGACCGGCAACTATCACCCGATCACCGCGCGCATCTATACCGACCTGTCGCTGTTCACCTGCGATCCATCCTTGGGGCGCGATGCGACCAAGGTTTTCAATTACTTGTCCGGATATGTTCAGCCGGATGGTCTGGAAAATCTGGCGATCTCGCCCATTGATCTGAAGGACCGGCTGATCTCTCTGATCGCGCGAGAGGCCGAATATGCCCGGCAAGGCCGTCAGGCGGCGATCTGGGCCAAGATGAATTCGCTGATCGAAAAGGACGTGATCGAGGCGCTTTATGCCGCCAGCAATGCCGGCGTCAAGGTCAGCCTGATCGTGCGCGGCATCTGTGGAATACGGCCTGGTATCAAGGGGATGTCCGAGAATATTCGCGTAAAGTCCATCGTCGGACGCTATCTGGAACATTCGCGGATCGTCTGTTTCGGCAACGGGTTCGGGCTGCCGTCGAAAAAGGCGCGGGTCTTCATCAGTTCGGCCGACTGGATGGATCGCAACCTGAACCGCCGGGTCGAGACGCTGGTGGAATGCGTCAATGAAACGGTCAAGGCGCAGATCGTCAGTCAGGTCATGGCCGCCAACATGGCCGACGAGGCGCAAAGCTGGCTGCTGCTGCCCGACGGGCGTTCGGTGCGCTATCTGCCCGATGGCCGCGACGATCTTTTCAACTGTCATCGCTTTTTCATGGAAAATCCGTCTTTGTCGGGACGGGGCACCGCGGGGGCGCGCGATGTCCCGGCCCTGACCCATTCTGCCGATTGACGGGCGGGCCGTGACGATACATGAACCCTGATGCGCAAGCAGGAGGCTTGAATGAACGGCGTACGGACCACCTCCGGCAAGCAGATCGAGCCTTTGGAAAAGGCGTTCGTCACCCTGCCGAAACGGGCATTGAAACGGGTCGGCGTGGTCGATGTGGGCTCGAACTCGATCCGGCTGGTCGTGTTCGACGGCGCGGCGCGGTCTCCGGCCTATTTCTATAACGAAAAGATCATGGCCGGGCTGGGGCAGGACATGGCGACGACCGGCAGGCTGAACCCCGCCGGGGTCGAGCGCGGCTTCAACGCGCTGTGCCGCTTTGCCGCGCTGGCGCGGGGCATGGACATCATGCCGGTGACCTGCGTCGCCACCGCCGCCGTGCGCGAGGCCGAGGACGGTCCCGCCTTTCAACAGCGGGTCGAGCGTGAAACCGGCCTGAAGCTGCATGTGATCGCAGGCGAGGAAGAGGCGAGGCTGTCGGCGCAGGGGGTGCTGCTGGGTTGGCCGGATGCCGTCGGGCTGGTCTGCGATATCGGCGGCAACTCGATGGAGGTGGCCGAGGTTGCACAAGGCAAGGTCGGCCAGCGCGCCTCGTCGCAACTGGGGCCGTTCCGGTTGCAGCAGGTGGCGGGCGGCAAGTCGGGGCTGAAAAAGCATATCCGTGCCATCATGGCCGAACTGGCCGAAAAGATGGGAACGCATCACCAGCGGCTGTATCTGGTCGGCGGATCATGGCGAGCCATCGCGCGGCTGGACATGGAGCGGCGGCAATACCCGATGACGGTGCTGCACGAATACCGCATGACCCCGCAGGATGTTGCCAGGACCATCGAATGGATCGGCGAAACCGACCTGAACGAGCTGCGCAGCCGGGTGGGGATTTCCTCGTCGCGGATGGAACTGGTGCCGCTGGCCTCGCAGGTCCTGTCAGAGATGGTCTCGACCTTCGCCCCCGAGGAACTGGCCGTGTCAAGCTATGGCATCCGCGAGGGGCTGCTGTACGAGCATATGTCCGACAGCCTGCGCAAGCGCGATCCGCTGATCGAATCCGCCCGCTTTACCGAACGGCAGATGAGCCGCGTGCCCGGCTTCGGCAAGAAGCTGTATCATTTCCTGCAACCCCTGTTCGCCGATGTCCCGCCCGAGCGGGACCGCCTGATCCGCGCCGCCTGTCTGCTGCATGACACGACATGGCGCGCCCATCCCGATTACCGGGCCGAGGCCTGCTTCGACAATGTGACCCGCGCCAACATGGCCGCGCTCAGCCATCCCGAACGGGTGTTTCTGGGGCTGGCGCTGCTGCATCGCTATAAGAACAGCCGCGCCAATTCGCCGATGGCACCGCTGTTCGGGCTGCTGTCCGCAGATCAGACCCGCGATGCCGAGACCCTGGGCAAGGCGATGCGCTTCGGGGCCATGTTCTCGGTCGATGATCCGGGTTGCGCGGGCAGCCTGACCCTTGACCGCAAGAAAGGGCATCTGAATTTGCGCCTGACCCGCACCGGCCGCGACCTGATGGGCGAGGTGGCGCAGGCGCGGTTGAAATCGCTGTGCAACTCCCTGGGTGTAGAGCCGCTGATCACCGGCTGATCGCCACACCACCGCAATTCCCGAACGGCCGCCCTGCGCGGCCGTTTTTGTGGCTTACGGCCGGGCAAATGACAAAGGGCGCCACCGGGGCGCCCTTTGCGTGACTGCAATGGCAGCGGCTGATTACATCATGCCGCCCATGCCACCCATGCCGCCCATGTCGGGCATGCCGCCGCCGGCGCCTTTCGGCTCGGGCTTTTCGGCGATCATGGCTTCGGTGGTGATCAGCAGGCCAGCGATCGAGGCGGCATCTTCCAGCGCGGTGCGCACGACCTTGGCCGGGTCGATGACGCCGAATTTGAACATGTCGCCATATTCTTCGGTCTGCGCGTTGAAGCCGAAAGCCTTGTCGCTCGATTCACGGACCTTGCCCGCGACGACTGCACCGTCAACACCGGCGTTTTCGGCGATCTGGCGCAGCGGAGCCTCCAGCGCGCGGCGCACGATGGCGACACCCGCATCCTGATCCGAGTTCGCACCGCTCACGCCTTCCAGCGTCTTGGCGGCCTGAACCAGAGCGACGCCACCGCCGACGACGATGCCTTCCTGAACGGCCGCGCGGGTCGCGTTCAGCGCGTCATCGACACGGTCCTTGCGCTCTTTCACTTCGACTTCGGTATTGCCGCCGACGCGGATGACGGCAACGCCACCGGCCAGTTTCGCAACACGTTCCTGCAGCTTTTCACGGTCATAGTCCGAGGTGGTTTCCTCGATCTGCTGACGGATCTGCGCCACGCGGGCTTCGATCTCGGATTTCTCACCGGCGCCATCGACGATGGTGGTGTTGTCCTTGTTGATCGTGACCTTCTTGGCGGTGCCCAGCATGTCGATGGTGACGTTTTCCAGCTTCATGCCCAGATCTTCGCTGATGACCTGACCGCCGGTCAGGATCGCGATGTCCTGCAGCATGGCCTTGCGGCGATCGCCGAAGCCCGGAGCCTTGACGGCAGCGATTTTCAGACCGCCGCGCAGCTTGTTGACGACCAGCGTGGCCAGAGCCTCGCCTTCCACGTCCTCGGCGATGATCAGCAGCGGCTTTTGCGACTGGATCACGGCTTCCAGCAGCGGAACCATCGGCTGCAGCGAGGACAGTT
The Paracoccus alcaliphilus DNA segment above includes these coding regions:
- a CDS encoding AI-2E family transporter, whose amino-acid sequence is MRMPVQKQLVWWGVATAILLVAMWLLGQPILPFIMGAGIAYLLDPVADRLERMGLSRIMSVVVITAGAIILLAALILLVMPLLLRQAAALINTAPQMFDQAMSFISARFPDLVPENSSLGTTLSDLGSTFGEQMGSIATTVIGSVGGVISTIALLVIAPVVAFYLLLDWDHMVEEIDRLLPREHAPTIRRIARAIDEALSGFVRGQGLVILILGTWYSIGLMLVGLPFGFFIGIMAAVLSFIPYVGVLIGGATAIGVALFSFWGDPLWIGAVVTIFAIGQIVEGNYLQPKIVGGHVGLHPVWLLLALSVFGSLFGFVGMVVAVPLAAALGVIARFLIERYRSSALYTGQEVPHEPAQPTLIEIVPPGTVADNMRKARLAADRGRAISEIETMQEDLRRKEDP
- a CDS encoding chromosomal replication initiator DnaA translates to MIPALSRQLTLDLTTPPAHSRADFLPAPANAAALAVLDAPQFWPQGRMLLIGPEGAGKTHMAAFWAAENGARRVTAASLRPDGADLLAVEGGALVIEDADHAGFAAGAEQALFHLWNLCGPRDCLLLLTARSAPRDWGLVLPDLRSRMDAMPQVRLGAPDEALMAAVLVKLFADRQQAVSAGLIDWLVLNMDRDLGLARRLVAAMDREAMADKRPITRRIAAGLLDNLRGPDA
- a CDS encoding RNA degradosome polyphosphate kinase, with the protein product MTQADFLRNAFPQPVEPPEGVPEGASRFFNRELSWLSFNWRVLDEARNPRVPLLERLRFVSISATNLDEFYTVRVAGLRELVREGNTTPSDDGLTPAEQLNLINADARRLMSAQQGVWNRIRREMEEAGIMILSRNNVTRAEEEYLRRYFEDKVFPVVSPLAIDPAHPFPFIPNAGFSLALELARQSDGRRMQALLPVPAQLRRFVPLPGGQRFLRLEELLLMHLPSLFPGHRDADYCAFRVLRDSDLEVEEEAEDLVREFETALKRRRRGSVIRMKITAGAPDRLRRLIMEELEVIPDEVIEVEGLLGMADLRELVLDSRRDLLWPGFTSRVPERVQDHHGDMFAAIRQKDMLLHHPYETFDMVVRFLAQAARDPDVLAIKQTLYRTSRDSPIVEALCEAAEAGKSVTALVELKARFDEAANIRQSRRLERAGAHVVYGFVNYKTHAKISTVVRREGDNLVTYTHYGTGNYHPITARIYTDLSLFTCDPSLGRDATKVFNYLSGYVQPDGLENLAISPIDLKDRLISLIAREAEYARQGRQAAIWAKMNSLIEKDVIEALYAASNAGVKVSLIVRGICGIRPGIKGMSENIRVKSIVGRYLEHSRIVCFGNGFGLPSKKARVFISSADWMDRNLNRRVETLVECVNETVKAQIVSQVMAANMADEAQSWLLLPDGRSVRYLPDGRDDLFNCHRFFMENPSLSGRGTAGARDVPALTHSAD
- a CDS encoding Ppx/GppA family phosphatase, whose protein sequence is MNGVRTTSGKQIEPLEKAFVTLPKRALKRVGVVDVGSNSIRLVVFDGAARSPAYFYNEKIMAGLGQDMATTGRLNPAGVERGFNALCRFAALARGMDIMPVTCVATAAVREAEDGPAFQQRVERETGLKLHVIAGEEEARLSAQGVLLGWPDAVGLVCDIGGNSMEVAEVAQGKVGQRASSQLGPFRLQQVAGGKSGLKKHIRAIMAELAEKMGTHHQRLYLVGGSWRAIARLDMERRQYPMTVLHEYRMTPQDVARTIEWIGETDLNELRSRVGISSSRMELVPLASQVLSEMVSTFAPEELAVSSYGIREGLLYEHMSDSLRKRDPLIESARFTERQMSRVPGFGKKLYHFLQPLFADVPPERDRLIRAACLLHDTTWRAHPDYRAEACFDNVTRANMAALSHPERVFLGLALLHRYKNSRANSPMAPLFGLLSADQTRDAETLGKAMRFGAMFSVDDPGCAGSLTLDRKKGHLNLRLTRTGRDLMGEVAQARLKSLCNSLGVEPLITG
- the groL gene encoding chaperonin GroEL (60 kDa chaperone family; promotes refolding of misfolded polypeptides especially under stressful conditions; forms two stacked rings of heptamers to form a barrel-shaped 14mer; ends can be capped by GroES; misfolded proteins enter the barrel where they are refolded when GroES binds), whose product is MAAKEVKFSTDARDRMLKGVNVLADAVKVTLGPKGRNVVIDKSFGAPRITKDGVSVAKEIELTDKFENMGAQMVREVASRTNDEAGDGTTTATVLAQAIIREGLKSVAAGLNPMDLKRGIDLATTKVVEAIKAASRPVSDSAEVAQVGTISANGEAFIGQQIAEAMQKVGNEGVITVEENKGLETETDVVEGMQFDRGYLSPYFVTNPDKMIADLEDAYILLHEKKLSSLQPMVPLLEAVIQSQKPLLIIAEDVEGEALATLVVNKLRGGLKIAAVKAPGFGDRRKAMLQDIAILTGGQVISEDLGMKLENVTIDMLGTAKKVTINKDNTTIVDGAGEKSEIEARVAQIRQQIEETTSDYDREKLQERVAKLAGGVAVIRVGGNTEVEVKERKDRVDDALNATRAAVQEGIVVGGGVALVQAAKTLEGVSGANSDQDAGVAIVRRALEAPLRQIAENAGVDGAVVAGKVRESSDKAFGFNAQTEEYGDMFKFGVIDPAKVVRTALEDAASIAGLLITTEAMIAEKPEPKGAGGGMPDMGGMGGMGGMM